In one window of Paracoccus saliphilus DNA:
- a CDS encoding ABC transporter substrate-binding protein: MKHLLTPRAILLASALAIAPAAYAETPADTLVVAATIDDIITLDPAQAFEFSGIDVTINLYDRLVDFDPMDLEAGFQPSLAESWEVSEDGKSITFTIRDGATFHSGNPVRAEDAAWSLQRVVKLNKTPAFILTQFGFTPENVEEKITFEGNKLTLNLDKPYAQSFVLNCLTAGVASILDKEAVMANAEGEDMGNAWLSTNAAGSGAYTLGGWRANEAVQLAANEDYWQGAPEMKRVVIRNVAESSAQRLLLEQGDIDVARDLTPTDVDAVREVDGLKIQEEPKGRILYMGLNQKDELLSNPAVIEAMKHLVDYEGISDSFLKGIFVPHQSFLPKGYLGALDENPWTYDVEKAKQILADAGVEGGTITTKIRDLREYIDVAQTLQASMAEAGLTLEIEQMTGAQVLDAYRAREVPIFLGEWGPDYSDPNTNAATFAFNPDNSDEAQATGLLAWRNAYAVPEEMGAATEAATLEQDSEKRAEMYKDIQRQYQEEAPIIPLFIRVANTGLQENVENWTSGGTVTNAMYRSVTKGE; the protein is encoded by the coding sequence ATGAAACATCTGCTGACTCCGCGTGCGATCCTTCTGGCATCGGCACTGGCTATCGCACCCGCGGCATATGCCGAAACGCCCGCCGATACGCTGGTCGTCGCCGCCACGATCGACGATATCATCACGCTGGATCCTGCCCAGGCATTCGAATTTTCCGGCATTGACGTAACGATCAACCTGTATGACCGGCTGGTCGATTTCGATCCCATGGATCTTGAAGCTGGTTTCCAGCCCTCGCTTGCGGAAAGCTGGGAAGTGTCAGAGGATGGCAAGTCCATCACCTTCACGATCCGTGATGGCGCGACCTTCCATTCCGGCAACCCGGTGCGGGCCGAGGATGCCGCGTGGTCGCTCCAGCGTGTTGTCAAGTTGAACAAGACACCGGCCTTTATCCTGACGCAATTCGGCTTTACGCCGGAAAATGTCGAGGAAAAGATCACGTTTGAGGGCAACAAGCTGACCCTGAACCTCGACAAGCCCTATGCACAGTCCTTTGTGCTGAACTGCCTGACCGCCGGTGTCGCCAGCATCTTGGACAAGGAAGCCGTCATGGCGAATGCCGAGGGCGAGGATATGGGCAACGCCTGGCTCAGCACCAATGCGGCCGGCTCGGGTGCATATACGTTGGGCGGTTGGCGTGCGAATGAGGCCGTTCAGCTGGCGGCCAACGAAGATTACTGGCAGGGCGCCCCCGAGATGAAGCGGGTTGTCATCCGCAATGTCGCCGAGTCGAGCGCCCAACGCCTCTTGCTCGAGCAAGGCGATATCGACGTGGCCCGGGATCTGACCCCGACCGATGTCGATGCGGTGCGGGAAGTCGACGGGCTGAAAATCCAGGAGGAACCAAAGGGCCGCATTCTCTACATGGGCCTGAACCAGAAGGATGAATTGCTGTCCAATCCTGCTGTGATCGAAGCGATGAAGCATCTGGTCGATTACGAGGGGATCTCGGACAGCTTCCTCAAGGGGATATTCGTGCCGCATCAGTCCTTCCTGCCCAAGGGATATCTTGGGGCGCTGGACGAGAACCCGTGGACCTACGATGTCGAGAAAGCCAAGCAGATCCTTGCAGATGCAGGTGTCGAAGGAGGAACCATCACCACCAAGATCCGCGATCTCCGCGAATATATCGATGTGGCGCAGACCTTGCAGGCTTCGATGGCCGAGGCCGGGCTGACGCTCGAGATCGAGCAGATGACCGGCGCACAGGTTCTGGATGCCTATCGCGCCCGTGAAGTGCCGATCTTCCTTGGCGAATGGGGCCCGGATTATTCCGATCCAAACACCAATGCGGCGACCTTCGCTTTCAATCCGGATAACAGTGACGAGGCTCAGGCCACCGGCCTGCTGGCATGGCGGAATGCCTATGCCGTTCCCGAGGAAATGGGCGCCGCGACCGAGGCCGCAACGCTCGAGCAGGACAGCGAGAAACGTGCCGAGATGTACAAGGATATCCAGCGCCAATACCAGGAAGAAGCGCCGATCATTCCGCTGTTCATCCGTGTTGCGAATACAGGCCTGCAAGAGAATGTCGAGAACTGGACAAGCGGCGGCACAGTGACCAACGCGATGTATCGAAGCGTCACCAAGGGCGAGTAA
- a CDS encoding helix-turn-helix transcriptional regulator: MSKSVEITSPFLTVEQVAERYNVSTDSIWRWKRQGNFPRPVRVGGNCTRWRLDDLIEHESTLPACFIGRLDYMSAA, translated from the coding sequence ATGAGCAAATCCGTCGAGATCACCTCACCCTTCCTGACCGTAGAGCAGGTTGCCGAGCGCTACAATGTCTCCACAGACAGCATCTGGCGTTGGAAGCGCCAGGGTAATTTCCCGAGACCGGTTCGGGTTGGCGGGAACTGCACTCGTTGGCGCTTGGATGACCTGATTGAACATGAAAGCACTCTCCCGGCCTGCTTCATTGGAAGGCTCGATTATATGTCGGCGGCCTGA
- a CDS encoding glutathione S-transferase family protein — translation MSLNQVDANAEDNDCHTDGVNFRCGWHEGPFYLYTCEKVALNFCFEDLGMHENITIWTLDWVPMTNGPAGFVRDMRLRWACEEAGLPYSVRTVPFGEGGPDHLACQPFGQVPFMSDGDLNMFESGACVLHLAEKSEALMPRDPQERAETLQWFIAALNSIEMVSVPWWFLEVTGAKENGLTGWLESRLAHMERILNEREWLAAGRFTIADLMMADVLRVAKLRAFGDRPAAEAYVDRVMDRPAFKKAQADQMAHFEAADAVRRQAES, via the coding sequence ATGTCGCTCAACCAGGTTGACGCAAACGCTGAAGACAATGACTGCCATACGGACGGAGTGAACTTTCGCTGCGGTTGGCATGAAGGTCCGTTTTATCTCTATACTTGCGAGAAAGTTGCTCTAAATTTTTGCTTCGAGGACTTGGGAATGCACGAGAACATAACAATCTGGACCCTCGACTGGGTGCCAATGACGAATGGCCCTGCCGGCTTCGTTCGCGACATGCGACTGAGATGGGCGTGTGAGGAGGCAGGCCTTCCTTATTCCGTCCGAACCGTGCCATTCGGGGAAGGCGGTCCAGACCATCTTGCTTGTCAGCCATTCGGGCAGGTTCCCTTCATGTCGGATGGTGATCTTAACATGTTCGAGAGCGGGGCCTGTGTTTTGCATCTGGCGGAGAAGAGCGAGGCGCTGATGCCTCGTGATCCGCAAGAGCGAGCCGAAACCCTTCAGTGGTTCATCGCCGCTCTCAATTCCATCGAGATGGTGTCTGTGCCCTGGTGGTTCCTTGAGGTGACAGGCGCGAAGGAGAACGGGCTGACCGGCTGGCTGGAAAGCCGTCTGGCCCACATGGAGCGCATCCTGAACGAGCGAGAATGGCTTGCTGCCGGTCGATTCACCATCGCGGACCTGATGATGGCGGACGTCCTGCGCGTGGCGAAGCTTCGTGCCTTCGGAGATCGACCGGCAGCGGAAGCCTATGTGGATAGGGTCATGGACCGGCCTGCTTTCAAGAAGGCCCAAGCCGACCAAATGGCGCATTTCGAGGCTGCCGACGCCGTTCGGCGTCAGGCCGAAAGCTGA
- a CDS encoding sugar phosphate isomerase/epimerase family protein, which produces MTSLPLLGAAMPLDTLETLRDWIIEDQRDLELQDFIDAKVLNGDWRPIVDRARGLLDGYTGRLGIHGPFWGLHLANPDPDMRAIVTRRMEQGLAVCEALGATQMVIHSPYSTWDYNNLDNLPGARERISELVHTTLAPVIPRAEEIGVTMVLENIEDKDPDARRHLAESFDSSAVAVSIDTGHAHYAHGSTGAAPVDYFIHRAGGSLHHLHLQDTDGYADRHWAIGKGSINWPSVFNALVPLGDQPRLILELRDKAGILPSVQYLRELGLAR; this is translated from the coding sequence ATGACCAGCCTGCCACTGCTCGGAGCGGCCATGCCGCTCGATACCCTTGAAACCCTGCGCGATTGGATCATCGAGGATCAGCGCGATCTTGAACTTCAGGATTTCATTGATGCCAAGGTTCTGAATGGAGATTGGCGTCCCATCGTTGACCGGGCACGGGGGCTGCTGGACGGATACACTGGCCGGTTGGGCATCCACGGCCCGTTCTGGGGGCTGCATCTTGCCAATCCCGATCCCGATATGCGTGCCATCGTGACCCGGCGGATGGAGCAGGGTCTTGCAGTCTGCGAAGCACTTGGCGCAACCCAGATGGTCATACACAGCCCCTATTCGACCTGGGACTATAACAATCTCGACAATCTCCCGGGTGCGCGCGAGCGGATCTCCGAACTGGTTCATACGACACTCGCGCCGGTGATCCCGCGGGCCGAAGAGATTGGCGTGACCATGGTGCTGGAGAACATCGAGGACAAGGATCCCGACGCCCGGCGCCATCTGGCCGAGAGTTTCGACAGTTCCGCCGTCGCTGTCTCGATCGATACGGGTCATGCCCATTATGCGCATGGCTCGACCGGTGCGGCGCCGGTGGATTACTTCATCCACCGGGCGGGCGGTTCATTGCATCACCTGCACCTTCAGGACACTGATGGCTACGCAGACAGGCATTGGGCGATCGGCAAGGGCAGCATTAACTGGCCATCCGTTTTCAATGCTCTGGTGCCACTTGGCGACCAACCCCGGTTGATCCTGGAATTGCGGGACAAGGCGGGCATCCTGCCATCGGTGCAATATCTGCGGGAGTTAGGGCTGGCACGATAG
- a CDS encoding ABC transporter substrate-binding protein has protein sequence MMITLNRRHALGLMGAATGSLILPGYLRAQGTRPSVTIAVQKITNNNTLDIWNEQSNVGERVFFPNLWEGLILRNWMGDQGPQPGLATEWTRIDDKTIELKLREGVRFHNGDEMTAEDVAFSFSPERVFGETQPAGGKTIFAENFKPETAKDLPANIPGIGRRLWPALAGVEVVDKYTVRFHNATPDVTLEGRLYAFGSQIANRRAWDEAETYAEWANKPVTTGPYMVEEYRPDVSLTLVAFDDYWGGHPPLERITFVEVPEVSSRINGLLSGEYDFACDLPPDQIGTVMDTDGFEVQSSTIWNHRISVFNTQNEILADPLVRRAMTHAIDRDAIVQALWGGMTKIPAGLQFESFRSSDMFIDNWTVPEFNPDLARDLLKQANYKGDAIPFRLLNNYYINQVPNGQIMVEMWQQVGLNVEIEMKENWSQIHDPSGIKGVRDWSASNNINDPITPMVVQYGPNGEVQQKKDWTNAEFNDLSIVMETSTDHGKRKKAIARMLEIVEREDPAYQVLHQNAVFTGMRSELNWKAAPAFAMDFRASNWPSNS, from the coding sequence ATGATGATCACACTCAACCGTCGCCATGCGCTTGGCCTGATGGGCGCAGCCACGGGCAGCTTGATCCTGCCCGGATATCTGCGCGCACAGGGCACACGTCCCTCCGTGACCATCGCCGTGCAGAAGATCACCAACAACAACACTCTCGATATCTGGAACGAGCAGTCGAATGTTGGCGAACGGGTCTTCTTCCCCAATCTCTGGGAAGGGCTGATCCTTCGCAACTGGATGGGCGACCAGGGACCGCAGCCGGGGCTGGCGACGGAGTGGACGCGGATCGACGACAAGACTATCGAACTGAAACTTCGTGAAGGCGTGAGATTCCACAACGGTGACGAGATGACGGCCGAGGACGTGGCTTTCTCGTTCTCTCCCGAGCGGGTATTCGGCGAGACCCAGCCCGCAGGCGGCAAGACCATTTTTGCCGAGAATTTCAAGCCCGAAACCGCCAAGGATCTGCCCGCCAACATACCGGGAATCGGTCGTCGCCTGTGGCCTGCCCTAGCCGGTGTCGAGGTCGTCGACAAATATACCGTGCGCTTCCACAACGCGACCCCGGATGTGACGCTGGAAGGGCGCCTCTATGCCTTCGGTAGCCAGATTGCCAATCGCCGCGCATGGGACGAAGCGGAAACATATGCGGAATGGGCGAACAAGCCTGTGACGACCGGACCCTATATGGTCGAGGAATATCGCCCGGATGTCTCTTTGACCCTCGTCGCTTTCGACGATTACTGGGGCGGTCACCCTCCGCTGGAGCGCATCACATTCGTCGAAGTGCCGGAGGTGTCGAGCCGTATCAACGGCCTGCTGTCCGGAGAATACGACTTCGCCTGCGACCTGCCCCCGGATCAGATCGGCACGGTCATGGACACGGACGGTTTCGAGGTTCAAAGCTCGACCATCTGGAATCACCGGATCTCGGTCTTCAATACCCAGAACGAAATCCTCGCCGATCCCCTGGTCCGCCGCGCCATGACCCATGCCATCGACCGCGACGCGATCGTGCAGGCGCTTTGGGGTGGAATGACCAAGATCCCTGCCGGGCTGCAATTCGAAAGCTTCCGGTCCTCGGACATGTTCATCGACAACTGGACCGTTCCGGAATTCAACCCGGACCTGGCCCGTGACTTGTTGAAACAGGCCAATTACAAGGGCGATGCGATCCCGTTCCGCCTGCTGAACAACTACTACATCAACCAGGTTCCCAATGGTCAGATCATGGTCGAGATGTGGCAACAGGTCGGTCTGAATGTCGAGATCGAGATGAAGGAGAACTGGAGCCAGATCCACGATCCGTCCGGTATCAAAGGTGTTCGCGACTGGTCGGCCTCGAACAATATTAACGACCCGATCACGCCGATGGTCGTGCAATATGGTCCGAACGGCGAGGTTCAGCAGAAAAAGGACTGGACCAATGCCGAGTTCAATGACCTGTCGATTGTCATGGAAACCTCGACCGATCACGGCAAGCGCAAGAAGGCCATCGCCCGGATGCTGGAGATCGTGGAGCGCGAAGATCCCGCCTATCAGGTGCTGCACCAGAACGCTGTCTTTACCGGCATGCGCTCTGAACTGAACTGGAAGGCGGCACCGGCCTTTGCCATGGATTTCCGCGCCTCCAACTGGCCGTCGAACAGCTGA
- a CDS encoding ABC transporter ATP-binding protein, with protein MANLIEIRDLRVAFDGVPVLHGIDLDIAAGEALGLVGESGCGKSVTWLAALSLLPAKARVEGSVRLEASELAGASRSRLETVRGGRVAMIFQDPASALNPVQRVGKQLCEALRLHRGLRGSAGRAAALELMDMVGIPDARGRFGLFPHEFSGGQCQRLMIAMALAGEPDLLIADEPTTALDATIQAQILDLLARLRREMSMAMVFISHDLGAVAQVCERVCVMYAGRIVEQGPVGQLFEIPRHPYTRGLFDALPRLDGPRIPLTPIPGTVPDPRKMPRGCAFAPRCAHARDFCQSEQPDLLPQRDGRYLACAYPLPEAATAIRSKEEVLQ; from the coding sequence ATGGCCAATCTGATCGAGATCCGGGATCTTCGGGTCGCTTTCGATGGCGTCCCGGTATTGCATGGCATCGACCTCGACATTGCCGCAGGCGAAGCGCTTGGGCTGGTCGGGGAAAGCGGTTGCGGCAAATCCGTTACCTGGCTTGCGGCGCTAAGCTTGCTGCCCGCCAAGGCGCGGGTGGAGGGTTCGGTGCGCCTTGAGGCGTCCGAACTTGCCGGCGCGTCCCGCTCGCGGCTGGAAACAGTGCGGGGTGGACGTGTCGCCATGATTTTTCAGGATCCCGCCAGCGCCTTGAATCCGGTGCAAAGAGTGGGAAAACAGCTTTGCGAGGCGCTGCGCCTGCATCGCGGCCTGAGGGGAAGCGCAGGCAGGGCCGCTGCGCTGGAACTCATGGATATGGTCGGCATTCCTGACGCGCGTGGCCGGTTCGGCCTCTTCCCGCATGAGTTTTCCGGAGGGCAATGCCAGCGCCTGATGATCGCCATGGCACTTGCCGGAGAGCCGGACCTGCTCATCGCCGATGAACCCACAACTGCGCTCGATGCCACGATCCAGGCGCAAATCCTCGACCTGCTGGCGCGGCTGCGGCGCGAGATGAGCATGGCGATGGTCTTTATCAGCCATGATCTGGGCGCCGTCGCACAGGTCTGCGAGCGGGTCTGCGTGATGTATGCTGGCCGCATCGTCGAACAGGGGCCGGTCGGCCAACTTTTCGAGATCCCGCGGCATCCCTATACCCGCGGTCTTTTCGACGCGCTTCCACGGCTTGACGGGCCACGCATTCCGTTGACGCCAATTCCCGGCACCGTGCCGGATCCGCGCAAGATGCCTCGGGGATGCGCATTCGCGCCGCGCTGTGCCCATGCGCGTGATTTCTGCCAATCGGAACAGCCCGATCTGCTTCCGCAGAGAGATGGGCGGTATCTGGCCTGCGCCTATCCGCTCCCCGAAGCCGCCACGGCAATCCGATCAAAGGAAGAGGTCCTGCAATGA
- a CDS encoding ABC transporter ATP-binding protein, which translates to MTVLLEADNLVRIYSSRQGILGKPTPIRAVDGVSLRVRHGETLGIVGESGSGKSTLGRMLLGVDPAQGGEVRYDGTPMPAPGTPAWRALRARMQMIYQDPLAALDRRLTIAAQIAEPLEIHGIGDKPEQAERVADLIASVGLRPDQANRYPHELSGGQRQRVVIARALATRPDLLVCDEPVSALDVSIQAQVVNLLRDLQQRNGLSMVFISHDLKVVRNLCDRVAVMYLGRIVEEGAVEDLFASPRHPYTQALISSVPQPGRPLDGRIILQGEPPNPASRPDGCAFHPRCVHATALCRGETPVLRRNEPGHSTACHLVDGAQSASKAA; encoded by the coding sequence ATGACCGTCCTTCTCGAAGCAGACAACCTTGTCCGTATCTATTCCAGCCGCCAGGGGATTCTCGGCAAGCCCACACCAATTCGCGCCGTGGACGGGGTCAGTTTGCGCGTCCGGCACGGCGAAACCCTTGGAATCGTCGGCGAAAGCGGATCCGGAAAATCTACGCTCGGGCGGATGCTTCTGGGTGTCGATCCGGCGCAAGGCGGCGAGGTGCGATATGACGGCACGCCGATGCCCGCGCCGGGCACACCGGCATGGCGTGCGCTTCGCGCCAGGATGCAGATGATCTACCAGGACCCGCTGGCGGCACTGGACCGGCGCCTGACCATCGCGGCGCAAATAGCCGAACCGCTGGAAATTCACGGTATCGGCGACAAGCCCGAACAGGCGGAACGTGTCGCGGACCTGATCGCCTCGGTGGGGCTCCGCCCCGATCAGGCCAACCGTTATCCGCATGAACTTTCGGGCGGGCAGCGCCAGCGAGTCGTGATCGCCCGAGCGCTGGCCACACGCCCCGATCTGCTGGTTTGCGACGAACCGGTATCGGCGCTCGACGTATCCATCCAGGCACAGGTCGTGAACCTGCTACGCGATCTGCAGCAGCGCAACGGGCTGAGCATGGTCTTCATCAGCCACGATCTCAAAGTGGTGCGCAATCTCTGTGACCGGGTGGCCGTGATGTATCTTGGCCGCATCGTCGAGGAAGGGGCCGTCGAGGATTTGTTTGCCTCGCCGCGTCATCCCTACACACAGGCGCTGATTTCTTCGGTTCCCCAACCCGGACGCCCGCTTGACGGGCGGATCATCCTGCAGGGCGAGCCTCCGAACCCGGCAAGCCGCCCGGATGGTTGCGCCTTCCACCCGCGCTGCGTGCATGCGACCGCACTCTGCCGTGGCGAAACTCCGGTCCTGCGCCGAAACGAGCCTGGCCACAGCACCGCCTGCCATCTCGTTGACGGCGCCCAATCCGCCTCGAAAGCAGCGTGA
- a CDS encoding ABC transporter permease, translated as MIRFVSIRLLRAAVTVLAVMTFAFLVLRLSGDPAEVMLGPDVPQDVINAFRAQWGLDAPLWQQYFSYLGAIFTGDFGLSMRDRSPAIDLVMERVPATLQLTLPALLLKLGIGIPAGIYAALHRDSSIDRGVILLAVLGFTIPSFVMGLVLVLIFAVTWNILPSGGFGTWQHAILPAITISIGGIGILARFSRSAMIEVMGQPYIRTASAKGVKWRDVVRGHALPNAAVPIVTIVGFMVGSLIAGAVVVETIFSWPGIGRLLIVSVSNRDLAVVQCILLLIAAVMVVSNLVVDLLYGWLDPRLRSQTAH; from the coding sequence ATGATCCGCTTCGTTTCCATCCGCCTGCTGCGCGCCGCCGTCACGGTGCTTGCGGTCATGACATTCGCCTTTTTGGTGCTCCGCCTGTCCGGAGACCCTGCCGAAGTGATGCTGGGCCCCGATGTGCCGCAGGACGTCATCAACGCATTTCGCGCCCAATGGGGACTCGATGCTCCGCTCTGGCAACAGTATTTTTCCTATCTCGGCGCCATTTTCACCGGAGATTTCGGCCTGTCGATGCGCGACCGTTCGCCAGCGATCGACCTGGTGATGGAGCGGGTGCCGGCCACATTGCAACTGACCCTCCCTGCCCTGCTGCTGAAACTGGGCATCGGTATCCCCGCAGGGATCTATGCGGCGCTGCACCGTGACAGCAGCATCGACCGGGGCGTGATCCTGTTGGCCGTCCTCGGGTTCACCATCCCCTCCTTCGTGATGGGGCTGGTGCTGGTGCTGATCTTCGCCGTCACATGGAACATACTGCCCTCGGGCGGATTTGGCACATGGCAGCATGCGATCCTGCCCGCCATCACCATCTCGATCGGCGGCATCGGCATCCTCGCCCGTTTCTCTCGCTCGGCGATGATCGAGGTGATGGGGCAACCCTATATCCGCACGGCCTCGGCCAAGGGGGTGAAATGGCGCGACGTGGTCCGGGGTCATGCCCTGCCCAACGCGGCGGTGCCCATCGTGACCATCGTGGGTTTCATGGTTGGTTCGCTTATTGCCGGGGCCGTGGTGGTCGAGACGATTTTCTCATGGCCAGGCATCGGACGGCTGTTGATCGTTTCCGTCAGTAACCGGGATCTGGCCGTGGTCCAGTGCATCCTGCTGCTGATCGCCGCGGTGATGGTCGTCTCCAACCTGGTCGTCGACCTGCTTTATGGCTGGCTCGATCCCCGGCTGCGCAGCCAGACCGCTCATTGA
- a CDS encoding ABC transporter permease → MAFVNPSDTAIEPQRKMIRRITAIPGMVIFGLFWLGLIVLCAVFVDLLRPYDITQMDLSARLLPPGTPGHWLGTDELGRDVLSRLIQSVRVSLVIAFGATIISAIFGTTLGFLAAKFRGVVEHFVVMLADFQAALPFLIMSLAVLAFFGSSMVLLVCLMGFYGWERYARIARGLAISAGAQGYAEAVVQLGATPRRVYLRHILPNVASTLIVSMTLTFPEIILMESGLSFLGLGVQPPETSLGNMVGFGREYLTTAPWIMLFPAILIMLTTLSISLVGDWLRDKLDPTIR, encoded by the coding sequence ATGGCATTCGTCAACCCTTCCGATACGGCAATCGAACCGCAGCGCAAGATGATCCGTAGGATCACAGCCATCCCCGGGATGGTGATCTTTGGCCTGTTCTGGCTTGGCCTGATCGTGCTTTGCGCAGTATTTGTCGATTTGCTGCGCCCCTATGACATCACCCAGATGGACCTGTCGGCCCGACTCTTGCCACCCGGCACGCCCGGCCACTGGCTCGGCACTGACGAGTTGGGGCGCGACGTGCTCTCGCGGTTGATCCAGTCGGTTCGCGTCTCGCTGGTGATCGCGTTCGGGGCGACGATCATCTCGGCCATCTTCGGCACCACCCTGGGATTCCTTGCGGCCAAGTTCCGGGGTGTGGTCGAACATTTCGTCGTCATGCTCGCCGATTTTCAGGCTGCGCTACCCTTCCTGATCATGTCGCTGGCGGTGCTTGCCTTCTTCGGCTCTTCCATGGTGTTGCTGGTCTGCCTGATGGGTTTTTACGGATGGGAGCGCTATGCCCGCATCGCCCGCGGCCTTGCTATCTCGGCAGGCGCACAGGGATATGCGGAAGCGGTTGTGCAACTCGGTGCCACGCCGCGCCGCGTCTATCTGCGCCATATCCTGCCCAATGTCGCCTCTACCCTCATCGTTTCGATGACCCTGACCTTTCCCGAAATCATCCTGATGGAATCGGGGCTGTCCTTCCTCGGCCTTGGTGTGCAGCCCCCGGAAACGAGTCTTGGCAACATGGTCGGTTTCGGGCGCGAATACCTGACCACCGCGCCATGGATAATGCTGTTTCCGGCCATTCTGATCATGCTGACCACGCTGTCGATCTCACTGGTCGGCGATTGGCTACGTGACAAGCTTGACCCGACGATCCGCTGA
- a CDS encoding glycerophosphodiester phosphodiesterase family protein has translation MTYIIGHRGAHDLWAENSLAGFRQAVRLGCTAIEFDVHLTDAGELVVIHDPTLDRTTESEGEVRNLSPRARATTRLKNSAEAIPTLDDVLGVLAPVPNLQLHVEIKLDARGIGYPGIAGRVAERLLAHGLGKRAYLTSFDLGILRECKAEAPGIARLVSADPVWLSQHGGLPAFVGKAAPLVEIIALRHDLLAEKFEDTLTLWPLERLCVWTVNNPEDMRAWLSRRIGYLTTDRPDLALEMNEQVMA, from the coding sequence GTGACATATATCATCGGTCATCGCGGTGCCCACGATCTGTGGGCGGAAAACTCGCTTGCCGGTTTTCGCCAGGCGGTTCGCCTTGGCTGCACAGCCATCGAATTCGACGTCCACCTGACCGATGCCGGGGAGTTGGTGGTCATTCACGATCCCACGCTCGACCGCACCACGGAAAGCGAGGGCGAAGTCAGGAACCTTTCGCCCCGGGCGAGAGCGACGACACGGCTGAAGAACTCTGCCGAAGCGATTCCGACACTTGACGACGTACTTGGCGTTCTGGCGCCCGTCCCGAACCTGCAATTACATGTCGAGATCAAGCTGGATGCGCGGGGGATCGGCTATCCGGGAATTGCCGGGCGCGTGGCTGAACGGCTCTTGGCTCATGGCCTTGGCAAACGCGCCTATCTTACGTCATTCGACTTGGGCATCCTTCGTGAATGCAAGGCGGAGGCACCGGGAATCGCGCGGCTGGTTTCGGCAGACCCGGTTTGGCTTTCCCAGCACGGAGGGCTTCCGGCGTTCGTGGGAAAGGCTGCGCCGCTCGTCGAGATCATCGCTCTGCGTCACGATCTCCTGGCCGAGAAATTCGAGGACACGCTTACCCTCTGGCCACTGGAACGGCTTTGCGTCTGGACGGTCAACAATCCCGAAGACATGCGGGCATGGCTTTCCCGCAGGATCGGCTATCTGACGACAGACCGGCCGGATCTGGCGCTGGAAATGAATGAGCAGGTGATGGCATGA
- a CDS encoding HAD family hydrolase, translating to MNNELCPSASLPSGLVIFDCDGVLIDSEALASRLLADVLGEAGAAITSEEAHLRFTGCPTDEVLRICREDYGLCHAGQLLEVYRERLFPAFQQKLQAVQGIDRLLTRLDRPACVASNSDVERLEASLGLLPLRRYFGPHVYSAEMVASPKPAPDLVLLCLDRMGIPAGDAVMIDDSPHGIHAAATAGVAPIGFVTPGDPRPDRGDILKAAGAIAVARSVSELETVLGLEAHSPDRLHAGASRPRTGSRHGVA from the coding sequence ATGAACAATGAGCTCTGTCCGTCCGCATCCTTGCCGTCAGGCCTTGTGATCTTCGATTGCGACGGTGTCCTGATCGATAGCGAGGCGCTTGCCTCTCGGCTTCTGGCAGACGTGCTTGGCGAGGCCGGGGCCGCGATCACGTCCGAAGAGGCACATCTGCGTTTCACCGGCTGTCCGACAGACGAGGTGCTGCGCATTTGCCGGGAGGATTACGGGCTTTGCCATGCGGGGCAGTTGCTTGAAGTATACAGGGAAAGACTCTTCCCCGCCTTTCAGCAGAAACTGCAGGCCGTCCAGGGAATCGATCGACTTCTGACACGGCTTGACCGCCCCGCCTGTGTCGCCTCGAACAGTGATGTCGAACGTCTGGAGGCGTCACTTGGACTATTGCCGCTGCGGCGTTATTTCGGCCCTCACGTCTATTCGGCGGAGATGGTGGCGAGTCCCAAGCCTGCGCCGGATCTGGTTCTGCTCTGCCTTGATCGAATGGGCATCCCGGCGGGCGACGCCGTCATGATCGACGACAGCCCGCACGGCATCCATGCCGCCGCGACTGCTGGCGTGGCCCCGATCGGTTTCGTGACGCCCGGAGATCCCCGTCCTGATCGCGGCGATATTCTGAAAGCAGCCGGAGCGATAGCCGTGGCCCGAAGCGTATCGGAACTGGAGACGGTGCTGGGTCTTGAGGCGCATTCGCCAGATCGGCTGCATGCGGGTGCTTCCCGACCCAGAACTGGCTCACGGCACGGAGTTGCCTAG